The window GGAACAAGATCCATGGTATTTGCCAGGGTCTTATCTATTAGATGTATTACAGGCATCTGGTATCTCTGTGCGTAATTAAGTGACTTCATTCCGTCGTATATGCATTCCTCCATATCTCCGGATGATATTACCATCTTCGGAAATTCACCATGGCCCGTGTTTAATGCGAATAGCAGATCGGCCTGGCCGTTTCTGGTTGGAAGGCCGGTGGATGGGCCGCCTCTCTGGTAGAACGTGATTACAACAGGTATCTCTGTCATGCCTGCATAACCGATTCCCTCAGCCATTAATGAAAATCCGGGTCCTGATGTAGCTGTTGCGCTTCTTGTTCCCGTAAGTGCCGCTCCGTTCGCCATGTTTATTGCAGATAGTTCATCCTCGCACTGTACCACCACAAGTCCTGCTTTCTTTACTACATCATCTGCATTTTTCAGGAATTTCATCTCTTCATGGCTTTCCAGAAGAGTGCTCTCATCGCTTGCCGGTGTGATGGGATAGTATGTCTGGAATCTAAGGCCACCCATAAGCTTTCCAAGGGCAGTAGCATCATTTCCTGTTAAAAGCATTCTCGGAGTAGCTGGATATGTCGGAAGTGTAGCAACCTTGATAGGTGATGTTTTAACATAGTCATATGCTGCCTTTATAACCTTTATATTGGATTCTATAACCTTGGGTTTCTTTTTGAATGCGAATTTAATTCCATCATCGGCATGATCCTCGTCAAGCCCCAGAAGTGCCAGTGTCGTTCCTGCTCCCAGTGTATTGTAATACCGGTTTGCCGGGCCATCGTGCACATTTTCATTTATAAGCTTATCAAATGGTATGGCTATTACATCGATTCCTGCACTCTTGAAGTAATCCAGAACACCCTTAACATCAAATGTAAGGTTTCTCTCTGCAAGTTCATCCTGGATCCTGGTCATGGTATCTGATGTTATCATCCTTGCATTCTTCAGATTGAATGTGTTGAAAGCCGAATCATATACAACCTTGGATCCCTGTGCCACATCGAACATATGTTCGAAAAGTGTGTCAGGGTCCAAAGCCACCATTATATCCACCGGATATTTCAATGATTTTGGCCTCTCATGCATTATTCTAAAATGTATATAGCTATGTCTTCCCTTAATATTGGAATGGAATTCCCTTATTCCGTAAATATTATAGCCGGCCAGTGAAAACGCCATGCTAATCATATTTGCAGCACTATCTATTCCTCCGCCCTGTGGACCTCCCACAAGTAGATTGATATCAGTTTCCTGCATTGTTACCGTATGATAAGCCTATTTTAATTTAAAAACTTTACCATCGGATTATAAGTATGAAATTTTAAATACATGAATTTTTATGTGCAAAAATCTGTAATACATATGTAAAAATTGAATATTTTATATATATTTTAGCCATTCCATGACAGGATCGTCATCGCCTATGTTTATTTCCGTCTTGCCCAATGCGGATGTTGTTACGAATTTAGTAAAATACGCCACACCATTGCTGATGTATCCGTACATGACATGCTCAACACTTTCTCCATCAGGGAAATGTGCCTCCGCCTCAGGCGTATTGGGAATGAAGTGCAGGTCAAATTCATTGCCATGTACATATAGCCGGTATGATGAATTTTCCACCACATAGTTCTGTAATTTTTCAAGACTTATATTAGGTTTCATAAGATGAAATTAAAGCAAAATATATAAATATAACATATTATAAAATTATTTTCTGAGAAGTGCAGGAATATCATCAGGATAACTGGCAACCTTTATTCCTGCATCCTCGAATGCCTTTATCTTGGATTCTGCTGTTCCTGTCCCCTTTTCTATAATTGCTCCTGCATGCCCCATCTTCTTTCCCGGTGGTGCACTTATTCCCGTGATGTAACCTGTGACAGGTTTTTTGACATGCTCCTTGATATATTTCGCAGCCTTCTCCTCCTCATTTCCACCGATTTCTCCCACAAGCACTATCTGTTTTGTCTGAGGATCATCGTTGAATATTTTAATTATATCAGAAAACGTTGTTCCAACTATGGGGTCTCCTCCCAACCCTATGACGGTGCTTTCACCGAATCCTGCATCTGTGACTGCCTTTACTATTTCATATGTAAGGGTACCACTTCTGGAGGCCACAGCCACATCTCCAACACGGAATATGTTGTTGGGCATTATTCCTATCTTTGCCTGTCCGGGAACTGTTATTCCTGGACTGTTAGGGCCTATCATAAAAACTCCCTTTCTCCTTGCCTCGTGATAAAGTTCCATGGTATCATGGACAGGGACGTGCTCTGTAAGTATATATATAAGTTTTATCCCATTTTCCATTGCCTCCAGGGCAGCATCCCTTACGAATGGGGCAGGGACAGATATCATGGAAGCATCAGGTTTGAGAGGCAGTGTATCTATAACATTGTTGTACACATCCACGCCGTTTACCTTTGTGCCTGCCTTGCCTGGAGAGACCCCAGCTACCACATTTGTACCGAACTTTATCATTTCTCCTGAATGGAAGGTACCCTGGTGCCCTGTCATTCCCTGGACTATTACCCTTGTTTCCTTGCTAATTATAACCATCTTATTCTACCCCCTGTATTTTTGATAATTCCTTCACGGCATCTGTCATGTTGTTGAATGCCTTTATGCCACTTTCCAGCAGTATCTTCTGGCCTTCCTCCTCATGTACGCCGCTGAGCCTGACCACAATCTGCTGTTTTATGTCAAACTTCTTTTTTGATGATACTATTCCGTTGGCAACAGTATCCGCCTTTGTAACCCCGCCGAATATGTTTACAAATATAAGTTTTGGCCTGGCCCTCATAACGAATGAAAATGCATCCTCCACAATTTCTATGTTATCTGTACCACCAAGGTCGAGGAAATTTCTTGGTTTCAATTTATGAAGTGTCAGGGCATCCATGGTTGCCATGGTCAATCCTGCTCCGTTTGCTATTACCCCGATATCCCCATCCATTTCTATGAATGTAAAACTCTTTGTTGCTGCCTCGTTTTCCAGTTCCGTCTTATCCGGATCGGTTATCATATAATCCTTATGCCTGTAAAGTGCATTGTCGTCAATTATCACCTTTGAATCCCCGGCTATAATATTGTTTTCACCATCTATAACCAGTGGGTTAATCTCTGTGAGAAGTGCATCCTCTCCAACAAAGGCTTTGTATAGGGATTCAAGCAGGCTGCTGAACTGTTTCCTGTTTTCAATGGGAAGGTATGATAAGGCCTCCCTGGCTATATAATCTGAATATCCCACCATAGGGTCTATGTATATCTTGTGTATATTTTCTTCAGGAACGCTCTCTATTTCCATTCCACCGTCAGCTGACAGTATTATAACTGGCTGTTTTGTTGCCCTGTCCAGCGTTATGCTGAGATAAAGTTCCTTTTTAATGTTTAGCATCCTCTCTATCAGTAATTTCTTGACAGTAAGATTGTTAATTGTAGAGTTCAAAAGCTGTTCAGAATAGGTCTTAAGATCCTCAGCGTTCTTTGCAAATTTTATTCCTCCAGCCTTTCCGCGCTTTCCTGACAAAATCTGTGACTTGATAGCCACAGGGTATTCAAATTTCTTCAGCTCTCCAACATTTTCTATAACATATCCATCAGGGACAGGAATCCCGTACTTCCTGAATATTTCCTTCCCCATGTATTCATAAAGGTTCATTGCAATCCCTGATATATTAATAAAGCATATTTAATATTATTTTTTAGGGAATAAGTTTTGGATTTGAATTTCCCCTGCGGATTTGTGTATCGGGTAAATAGTAAGTCTCACGGTTTCCAGTTAAAAATTTAAAGCATTGTGGCCAAACTTACTGGCATAATAATTAAATGATCGAAACAATAAAAAATATAAATTAGATTAATTTATTTTACCGAGGTTACCTATGATATTTTTTATTTTTGCCTTTTCAGCATCAGTGAGTTTCTCAAGGTTATCAAGTAAATACTGTGAATAGTTCTCCATCTGGGCTATGATATTATCAAGGTCATTTTTTTTGCCAGATATTTCATCCCATGGAAAGTACGAATCATCCAGCAATTTCTTTCCAGCCTCAGTAGTTTTATAGTATTTCTTGTTATTTTTCTCAGTGAGCTCTAGATAATTTTCACTGTATAATGCTGTTAAAGTGGGATATATTATTCCAGGTGATGGTACCCAGTTTCCCTTTGTTATTTCACCAATCCTGTTAGCTATATCTGCTCCAGTAACTTCATTTTCAGAGGCTATCCCCAGTATCCAGTATTTAAGCCCGAATCCACGCATGCCCTGCATATGATGCATTCCACCATGCATGTATCTACCCTTTGGTCCAAACATGTTAATCACCTAATAGCCACCATGGCATCCATGGTGCTGTTCATGCCTGAAGCGATGTTCTTCATTATGACATCCATAGTGTCCATGCATATGATCATGGGAACCATGATATCTATCCATACCCATGCAACCTCTTCTGGATTCCATGTCTCCATATTCCCTTCCTCTCTGGCAGCCTCTTCTATCTCTCTCACTATATTCATTACTTTCTGAATACCTTCTTCCATACATTTTAATCACCAGATATCCCTTATTGATATCTAATATAGATATCACTTTATGATATTTAAACTTTATTCTTCATCGGATTTATCCAGGGCTATGTTATAAAACACAATCTATATAAGTGTAATTCAATATTAGGAATGTAATGATTTACAGGGAGTTCGGTAACACTTCGTTCAAAACATCGTGTATCGGTATGGGAACATATTATGATATGAGGTGGGTTTTTAAAACATATCTCGGGATATATGCTGGCAAAGAACAGAAAGAAGACGCGATAAAATCCGGTATTGATTCTGGAATTAATCTCATAGATACTGCAGAACTTTACAGGACTGAAAAAATTATTGCCTCAGCAATCAAGGGGTCTAGGCGCGACGAACTATTTATAGCAACAAAGGTTTTCCCCACCCATCTGTCCCCAAAATCTCTTGAGAAGTCGCTTAACAGAAGCCTGAAGAATCTTGAAACAGATTATATTGATCTATATCAAATCCATTTTCTCAATCCCACTATAGATCTTAAAAAAACTCTGAGGGCCATGGAAAGAATGGTAAATGAGGGCAAAATGAGGTATATAGGGGTTAGCAATTTTTCACTTAACCTCTTAAAAAGGGCGCAGGGAATTCTATCGAAGCACGAAATAACATCTATACAGATAAATTACAATATATTCCATAGAAAGAGCCAGAATGACCTGATTAAATACTGCGAACAAAATCATATAGCAGTAATGGCATATTTCCCACTGGGCCATGGCAAGGTCACACAGAAACAGTACAATGAGTATTTTGACCACGTCAGAAAAACAGTGGGGGACGTACCCAATGCAAATATAGCCCTGGCCTATCTAATCAGCAAAAATCAGAATGTATTCCCGATACCCAGAGCTTCCAACAGGGCTCACGTTACCCAGAATGCTAAATATGCTGACATTATATTGAAAGAAGAGGATATAAAATATCTTGAGGAAAAGTTATAAAATTATGTTTTCTGTTAATCATGTTAACACACATCCTTAGAAGTTACCATCTCGTTGATACTTAAGCTTCCTGGATACAGCCTGATATCCTATTCCGTTTACAGAGCTTTGTGGTCTTGAAGCAATAGCAAATATACACAAAATTATAAAATAAATATAAATAACAGGGTTTGATATTACAATAGAGAGAAATGATAATAGCATTGGTATCATTTATTGGAGGAAGACTAACAGAGGCCAGCAACGATTCTTCCATGGATATGGATGATATGAAAAAAACACTTGCATATGCATTCCTGTATGATTTTCCAGTAAATGTATATACCGGGAATGAAGAATACAGGACCCTTTCCTTACTTTCAATTAAATACAACGCTCGTGGTAATCTCTTCTTCTCCGGCACATATTATTCCAATAACTCCAGAATCAAGAAAAATTTTTCATGGAGAGAGGTGAAAAGAATAGAAATTAATATAGAAAAGGAACCTGATAAATCAGTTTATTAAAATTGTTTATAGAAATAAGATTAATATTCTCTTCTATGGAAATTTCTTCCGTTTCTTGGAGGCCTGCTTCTATTCCTGTTTTGTGGGCCAGACCCCCTATTTTTATTGTAAGATGGCCTTGAATTCCTATGAAAGACTGAATCCCCCGCATTATCTTCACTGTCCCTGAACTGTGAAATAAGATTTCCGTAATTTATATCCGTGTATTCTGTTTCAAGGTTAACATCTATCTTTTCCATTTTTATTTTATTTCTTCTCTGTATACTCTGGATCAATCCACGCTGGTCGGCATCGAATATTGTCATTGCCCTGCCGTCCTTTCCCATTCTTCCTGATCTTCCAACCCTATGGGCGTATGTCTCTGTACTGTCAGGGGCATCAAAGTTTATGATATCTGTTATATTCGGTATATCAAGTCCACGTGCTGCCACGTTTGTTGCTACAAGTATTCCAGAATCCATATGCCTGAAATCATTTATAGATCTCTCCCTGGCATGCTGCTTCATTCCCCCATGTATCAGTATATTGTTGAACCCTGACCTTGACAATATAAGATTCAGCAGGTCTCCAGATCTCTGGGTTTTGACAAATACTATGGCCTTCCTGGAGCCATAGTTATGGATATATGACATCAACGTTGAAAATTTATCAAACTTTTCCGATATAGTGTACAGATGCTTGATAGAATCCGGTATTGTCTCCTCCCCTCCGGCACTTACAAATTCAGGAGACTTCATGAAATTCTTTGCTATGGTTTTCACCTCTGATGGTAGAGTTGCTGATAAGAGTATGGTCTGGTGTTCATCTGAAACAAAGGATATGATTTTCTTTATATCATCTATGAACCCCATGTCCAGCATCAGGTCGGCCTCATCGAGAACCAGGTATTTTACATGGCCCAGTTTAAGGTAACCCTGATTATGCAGGTCAAGTATCCTTCCTGGTGTACCGACAACTATATCAGATCCCGGCAACTGCTCCACCTGCCTGGATATTGAGGCACCTCCATAAACTGTTGTGGACTTTATCCCGGATATCTTTCCGAGCCTTGTAGCGACCCTGTATGTCTGCAGGGCAAGCTCTCTTGTAGGTAAAACTATGAGGGCTTTAACATTTCTTCCCTTCATTGATTCAATGGAATTTAATACTGGCAGGAGATATGCTGCTGTTTTCCCTGAACCTGTTTTAGAACGTATAATCACATCTTTTCCGCTTATTACAACGGGTATTGATTTGTCCTGTATTTCTGTTGGCTCAGTAAATTTCATTAAACTTAATGATTTTTTCAGATTGGCTGATATATTCATATTCTCAAAACTAGACAATTTAAACACTGATAGTATATATTATATTAAGATATATACTTAATTATACTGATTTTTTATGTTAGATTTCATATGTAGTCCTTTCTATTGACAACATTTTTTGGCTTACCGTTTAAATATGCTGATACATTCTGGAAAGCTTTCTTCAGTGGTACAGTCATATAATCTTTCGACAGTCCAGCGACATGTGGTGTGACTATCACGTTATCCGGTATCTTTCCCTCAATTTTCGGTTCTCCCCACCACACATCTGTCAGGAACCATTTGTCAGGATTTTTAGAGAGGTAATCCAGCATATCATCCCTCCTGACAACCTCAGCCCTTCCAACATTCAAAATTATATTACCCCGGAATTTTTTCAGCAGTTCATAATCGATAAATCCATTTGTATACCTGTTAAGTGGAAGTGTTATTGCCATTATATCTGCATTTTCCGGTATGTATAGTTTGTCAGTGGTAAAGATGTCTAGATTATTATCTGAGGGCTCTGTTCTCCCGAATCCAACTGATTTCATTCCGAAAACACTGGCTATTCTGGCCATTTCCCTGCCTATACCGCCATAACCCATAATTCCAAGGGTCTTGCCGTAAAGGGACTCTGAAAGTTCCCTTTCATACTGGCCGTTTCTAATCAATGAGTTTGATTTGCAGATATTTTTGTATTTGGATAAAAGAAGGGCAAAGGCATGCTCCGCTACGGGAATTGACCATGCATCTGCATTGCTGCATACAGTAACGTTTTCCGGTATATCTTTAAAATTTACATGGTTAACACCGGCAGACACACTCTGCATGAATACTGTGTTTCTCCCCACTTCAGGCTTTCCTGCGAAAACCACTATTTCAGCATCATCTGAGAACCCTTTGGTGATTTCACATCCTGTTTCCTTTTCAAGTTCTTTTATAAGGGAATCCGGCACTGACATGGAGGAAAAGTTAACTTGCAAGCTTATTTTCATATCAGTTGAATATTAAAATCCTATTAAAAGATTTTTTATGGGCAGGCATAAACATGTTCTAGCTGTTATTTGTTATACAATTGTTCCTGGCCCCATTAATGCAAAACTTCAATGATGCACCATTAATATTATAAGGTGCTCTTAATAGAAAGCCCCCAACCAATAATGGCAGTACATAACAGGGCTCTGCTGAAGCGTAACAGTAGTATTATTTATGATCCGCATATCGGCGATTGCAGTAATGCATATTCAAATTAATACGTAAAGTTTTAATAATAAACTTCTATATAATTTTATGATAATGAAAGATTCTGAGAGAACAGAATACTTCGACAGAAACGCAATAGAAATCTCAAAAAAATACAAGGGCAAGATACTGACACTTCCAAAGGTTCCTATTACTGGACTTGAGGATTTTTCATCACTTTACACTCCCGGCATTGCTGCAGTTTCAAAGAAAATAGAGGCTGACAAGGAACTTGCTTATGAACTAACAGGCAAATGGAACTCAGTTGCAATTTTAACCGACGGTACAAGGGTTCTTGGCATAGGAAATGTTGGTCCTGAGGCTGCCATACCTGTAATGGAAGGAAAGGCCCTTCTATTTAATTATCTTGGGGGCGTAAATGCAATTCCCATGCCGCTGGTTGTAAAAAATAATGATGAATTCATAGCCACTGCAAAGGCAATACAGCCCTATTTTGGTGGATACAATCTGGAGGATATACAGTCGCCAAGGTGTTTTTTTCTTCTGGAAAGCCTGCAGAAATCTATGGAAATACCTGTATGGCATGATGATCAGCTTGGCACCGCTTCTATAATACTTGCAGGTGCCATTAATGCACTGAAGCTTGTAAATAAGAAAAAAGAAGATGCAAAAATCGTCTTCAACGGCGCTGGCGCGGCTAACATAGCAGCCATATACCTGTTCGAGGCTGCAGGCTTCAGAAAGGAAAACATTATTGCAATAGATTCAAAGGGCATAATAGAGCCGGAAAGGGCGGATATCGATGCCTTAATGTTCAAGAACCCATGGAAATATAAGATTGCACTGGAAACCAACGGAGAGCGTGTTCAGGGAGAACCAGCAAATGCGTTCAAGGGGGCGGACCTTGTTGTATCTGCCTCAATTTCAATCCCCGGGACCATCAAAAATGAATGGGTAGAATCAATGAACAGGGATGCCATAATTTTTGCACTTGCAAACCCATTACCAGAGATATGGCCTGGAGAAGCCAAAAATTCAGGGGCGAAAATTGTTGCAACTGGAAGGGGAGATTTCCCGAATCAGATCAATAATAGCATGGTTTTTCCCGGAGTTTTTAGAGGAGTACTGGATGCAAGATCAAAGGGTGTGAATTTCCAGATCATGGTTGCTGCCTCTCAGGCAATTGCAGATTTTGTTGAAAACCCTACTGAGGACCATATAGTCCCATCCATGGAGGACTTTGACCTCTTCCCCCGGGTTGCATCTGTTGTTGCAAGGAAATGCGTAGAATCTGGCCTGGCAAGAAAATCTGATTCCACCGAGGGATTCTATAGAACAGCATCGGATATTATAACAAAGAATAGAAATATTTACAACAAATTATTTGACATGTAGGTGATCGGCTTGGTTAACATAAGATTAATGGAAAAAAAGGATATAGACGGTGTAATGGAACAGCTATTGAGATTAAAACATTTAAATGAGGAATTTGACCCACTTTTAAAGGTGTCTATTGGAAATGAGAAGGAAATTTCAGAAAAGCTTGGAAGGATTATTGATGATAGGGAGAATCATATTGGCCTCGTAGCAGAGGACGGAAAGCGCCTGGTGGGAATGATCATGTCAGATGTTATTTTCAGGATATATTATGATCCAAAATATGAGGCGAGGATAAGGGAATTCTATGTCATACCAGAATACCGTGGGAAGGGTGTCGGAATGAAGCTCCTGGAAAAGTTGAGAGAACTTGCTTCAGAAAGGAATATTAAAATGATAACGGCAGAATTCCCGTCACTGAACCTCCTTGCCTCAAAATTCTATGAGAGCATTGATTTCAAGGAATTAATAAAAATTTATTCTAAAATCAACTAAAAAATTTTATTTTTTATCCGATAGGGCTATGTATTTCAGGATATTTCCTGTTTTAACATAGTTAAGCTCTGCATTTGTATTTATCAGGGCCTTTCCCTTTATGGATTTGCCGTTTATATTTATGTTAAGAACCTTTCCTATGGATATATCACTAATTCCTTCTATGTTTACTGTTTCATCTCCTTTCAGTGGTGGAAGGCTGTCCACCTGAATCGGAATTATGCCCATATCCACAAGGTTGCTCCTGTGAATCCTCTCAAAGCTTTCTGCTATTACGGCCTTGACTCCCAGAAGTGATGTGACCTTTGCTGCCCAGTCCCTGGAACTTCCTGAACCGTACTGTTTCCCTGCAAATATGACAAGAGGTACATTATTTTCCTTGTATTTCATGGCAGCATCGTAGAAACTCATTACCGTACCATCAGGATAGTATACAGTGTCTCCACCGGTGTGGTCAACCATTAGGTTTCTTATCTTGGGATTGGAGAATCCTCCACGGAGCATGACTTCATGGTTACCACGGCGGGCGCCGAATGTATTCAGTTCAGTGACACCCAGCGAGGTGAGGTATTTCCCTGCTACCGAATCTTTTGCTATGGGGCCTGCAGGCGATATATGATCTGTTGTAATTTTATCACCGAAAATTGCCAGTATTCTTCCATTTTTCACGTCTTTTACAGGATCCATATACATCCATGGGGGCATTTTTATGTAGGAGGAATCATCCTTGAAATCAAATATGGTCCCACCTGTGGATTTCATGGATTCCCAGTTCGAATCACCTCTGAATACATCGCTGTACTCCTTCCTGTATGTATCCGGGTCCATAGCCAGATGGAAATATTCCTTGATTTCCTCAGTGCTGGGCCATATATCCTTTAGGTATACCGGCCTATTTTTATCCATGCCTATTGGGTCTCTGGACAGGTCAATATCAAGTGTACCTGCCAGTGCAAAGGCCACCACTAGCATGGGTGATGCGAGGAATGCACCTGCAATGTATGGATTTATCCTGCCCTCGAAATTCCTGTTTCCACTAAGCACGGCGAATGTTCTTACACCGTATTTCAGTATATCGTCCTGAACCTCAGGTATTAGTGGACCGGCATTCCCTATGCATGTGGTGCATCCATAGCCTACCAGTTCAAAACCAATCTTATTGAGGTATTTCATCAGGCCTGCCTTTTCAAGATATTCTGTTACCACCTTAGATCCAGGTGCAAGGCTTGTTTTTATTGTCTGTGCCGGTACGATGTTATGTTCAACGGCCTTCTTGGCCATTAGGCCTGCTCCCAGAAGCACAAATGGATCAGAGGTATTTGTACAGCTTGTTATGGCGGCCATAACAACAGATCCATTCTTTACCAGCTTTCCGTTACTTCCACCATTTATAAGTTCGTCTATTCTACCCTTTAAATCCTCTATGTTAACCAGTTCATCTGGATTTTTCGGGCCAGCCACTGCACTCTTGATTTCAGAGAGATCTATATCAACAGTTTCACTGTATTTCTTCGGGCCATTATAGAATAATCCCTGTTCCTTAAAGTATTTCTCAACAGACTCTGGATCCCTAGCTGTTCCTTTCAGGTACTTCAGTG of the Ferroplasma sp. genome contains:
- a CDS encoding 2-oxoacid:ferredoxin oxidoreductase subunit alpha, whose translation is MQETDINLLVGGPQGGGIDSAANMISMAFSLAGYNIYGIREFHSNIKGRHSYIHFRIMHERPKSLKYPVDIMVALDPDTLFEHMFDVAQGSKVVYDSAFNTFNLKNARMITSDTMTRIQDELAERNLTFDVKGVLDYFKSAGIDVIAIPFDKLINENVHDGPANRYYNTLGAGTTLALLGLDEDHADDGIKFAFKKKPKVIESNIKVIKAAYDYVKTSPIKVATLPTYPATPRMLLTGNDATALGKLMGGLRFQTYYPITPASDESTLLESHEEMKFLKNADDVVKKAGLVVVQCEDELSAINMANGAALTGTRSATATSGPGFSLMAEGIGYAGMTEIPVVITFYQRGGPSTGLPTRNGQADLLFALNTGHGEFPKMVISSGDMEECIYDGMKSLNYAQRYQMPVIHLIDKTLANTMDLVPEIDVKKVKIVKYNENTNHENFKRYSLDTENGISPYGVFGKDIFWMTGDEHDELGHVTEDSAMRDKMMEKRMQKLVTADKEIPLEDKAVLYGDENADITYVTWGSQKSLLLDTISELKKQGISANLLYLRMFEPFPSEYVAKVLKNSHLIIDVESNMTGQAAKVIRMNTGVNIENFILKYNGRHITLDEVLRSTKNIMEKKTALEVLQEGS
- the sucD gene encoding succinate--CoA ligase subunit alpha encodes the protein MVIISKETRVIVQGMTGHQGTFHSGEMIKFGTNVVAGVSPGKAGTKVNGVDVYNNVIDTLPLKPDASMISVPAPFVRDAALEAMENGIKLIYILTEHVPVHDTMELYHEARRKGVFMIGPNSPGITVPGQAKIGIMPNNIFRVGDVAVASRSGTLTYEIVKAVTDAGFGESTVIGLGGDPIVGTTFSDIIKIFNDDPQTKQIVLVGEIGGNEEEKAAKYIKEHVKKPVTGYITGISAPPGKKMGHAGAIIEKGTGTAESKIKAFEDAGIKVASYPDDIPALLRK
- the sucC gene encoding ADP-forming succinate--CoA ligase subunit beta, which produces MNLYEYMGKEIFRKYGIPVPDGYVIENVGELKKFEYPVAIKSQILSGKRGKAGGIKFAKNAEDLKTYSEQLLNSTINNLTVKKLLIERMLNIKKELYLSITLDRATKQPVIILSADGGMEIESVPEENIHKIYIDPMVGYSDYIAREALSYLPIENRKQFSSLLESLYKAFVGEDALLTEINPLVIDGENNIIAGDSKVIIDDNALYRHKDYMITDPDKTELENEAATKSFTFIEMDGDIGVIANGAGLTMATMDALTLHKLKPRNFLDLGGTDNIEIVEDAFSFVMRARPKLIFVNIFGGVTKADTVANGIVSSKKKFDIKQQIVVRLSGVHEEEGQKILLESGIKAFNNMTDAVKELSKIQGVE
- a CDS encoding PadR family transcriptional regulator; amino-acid sequence: MFGPKGRYMHGGMHHMQGMRGFGLKYWILGIASENEVTGADIANRIGEITKGNWVPSPGIIYPTLTALYSENYLELTEKNNKKYYKTTEAGKKLLDDSYFPWDEISGKKNDLDNIIAQMENYSQYLLDNLEKLTDAEKAKIKNIIGNLGKIN
- a CDS encoding aldo/keto reductase, giving the protein MIYREFGNTSFKTSCIGMGTYYDMRWVFKTYLGIYAGKEQKEDAIKSGIDSGINLIDTAELYRTEKIIASAIKGSRRDELFIATKVFPTHLSPKSLEKSLNRSLKNLETDYIDLYQIHFLNPTIDLKKTLRAMERMVNEGKMRYIGVSNFSLNLLKRAQGILSKHEITSIQINYNIFHRKSQNDLIKYCEQNHIAVMAYFPLGHGKVTQKQYNEYFDHVRKTVGDVPNANIALAYLISKNQNVFPIPRASNRAHVTQNAKYADIILKEEDIKYLEEKL
- a CDS encoding DEAD/DEAH box helicase; translation: MFKLSSFENMNISANLKKSLSLMKFTEPTEIQDKSIPVVISGKDVIIRSKTGSGKTAAYLLPVLNSIESMKGRNVKALIVLPTRELALQTYRVATRLGKISGIKSTTVYGGASISRQVEQLPGSDIVVGTPGRILDLHNQGYLKLGHVKYLVLDEADLMLDMGFIDDIKKIISFVSDEHQTILLSATLPSEVKTIAKNFMKSPEFVSAGGEETIPDSIKHLYTISEKFDKFSTLMSYIHNYGSRKAIVFVKTQRSGDLLNLILSRSGFNNILIHGGMKQHARERSINDFRHMDSGILVATNVAARGLDIPNITDIINFDAPDSTETYAHRVGRSGRMGKDGRAMTIFDADQRGLIQSIQRRNKIKMEKIDVNLETEYTDINYGNLISQFRDSEDNAGDSVFHRNSRPSYNKNRGSGPQNRNRSRPPRNGRNFHRREY
- a CDS encoding 2-hydroxyacid dehydrogenase; translated protein: MKISLQVNFSSMSVPDSLIKELEKETGCEITKGFSDDAEIVVFAGKPEVGRNTVFMQSVSAGVNHVNFKDIPENVTVCSNADAWSIPVAEHAFALLLSKYKNICKSNSLIRNGQYERELSESLYGKTLGIMGYGGIGREMARIASVFGMKSVGFGRTEPSDNNLDIFTTDKLYIPENADIMAITLPLNRYTNGFIDYELLKKFRGNIILNVGRAEVVRRDDMLDYLSKNPDKWFLTDVWWGEPKIEGKIPDNVIVTPHVAGLSKDYMTVPLKKAFQNVSAYLNGKPKNVVNRKDYI
- a CDS encoding NADP-dependent malic enzyme, with the protein product MIMKDSERTEYFDRNAIEISKKYKGKILTLPKVPITGLEDFSSLYTPGIAAVSKKIEADKELAYELTGKWNSVAILTDGTRVLGIGNVGPEAAIPVMEGKALLFNYLGGVNAIPMPLVVKNNDEFIATAKAIQPYFGGYNLEDIQSPRCFFLLESLQKSMEIPVWHDDQLGTASIILAGAINALKLVNKKKEDAKIVFNGAGAANIAAIYLFEAAGFRKENIIAIDSKGIIEPERADIDALMFKNPWKYKIALETNGERVQGEPANAFKGADLVVSASISIPGTIKNEWVESMNRDAIIFALANPLPEIWPGEAKNSGAKIVATGRGDFPNQINNSMVFPGVFRGVLDARSKGVNFQIMVAASQAIADFVENPTEDHIVPSMEDFDLFPRVASVVARKCVESGLARKSDSTEGFYRTASDIITKNRNIYNKLFDM
- a CDS encoding GNAT family N-acetyltransferase, encoding MIGLVNIRLMEKKDIDGVMEQLLRLKHLNEEFDPLLKVSIGNEKEISEKLGRIIDDRENHIGLVAEDGKRLVGMIMSDVIFRIYYDPKYEARIREFYVIPEYRGKGVGMKLLEKLRELASERNIKMITAEFPSLNLLASKFYESIDFKELIKIYSKIN